A segment of the Drosophila subpulchrella strain 33 F10 #4 breed RU33 unplaced genomic scaffold, RU_Dsub_v1.1 Primary Assembly Seq454, whole genome shotgun sequence genome:
ACTTATTTAATATCCAACCCCCTCTAAGAAAGAGTATCACAAAATGATGATGGAAACGTTTAGTTCCCAGGACGCGTTATTAAACAACGTTCCCTTTTCCCCATTAATATGCATGAGTTGAATGTTTAGTGAGTTCGCTTCAGAACGGAGGCTAATGAAAGAAAAACTCCCACTTTTTCAGCATCGAAAACGAAGACTGGCGGGAGTGCGAAAAGAGCCTGAAGGAGTTCCTTGAACAGGAGCGTGCCAAAATGAAGGAGCGTTCGCTGCGCATCTCCCAGCCATTCTCATCGGATCCACAGGACATTCAGAACATAGTGAGGGCCAGGTGAGGATTATCCAGACCAGGAATTCCTATGATTTTAGGAGCTACAAAATCTTTTCTTGCTTTTTAATTAGGCAAAAGTTCCGCGAGACAGAGCTACGTATTCGCAACCAGCTGGAGGACAAGCTGAAGGATGTGAAACTGGCAGTCACCACCAACAACTTACCGAACTCATCGAGGATGCCCATCGATCCAGTGGGGAGATTGTGCGAGAGCCTTCGATAGAGGACGATGAGTACCACGAGGGCGAGCCACAGTCCAAGTATCTGGACGATGTCACCGACGTCTCCGAGGAGACGGTGATCAGCGAGGACGCCATCAGTCTCACCCTGGCCAAGCAGCAGTACGCCGAGGAACTGGAGGCCGAGATGGAGGACGAGTTCAACCGGGGTCTGCTCATCTCCAAGCAGCAGTACGACCAGCTGCGCTTCGAGGATGAGAAGATCGTGGCGTTAAGGAATGCCAAAGTAAGTTCGCAGGTCCTCAAGGGCTTTCAGttaatttagaaaatgttatacCTTATCGTCCATTAATGTCCAATTTACAGTGTCAAGTGTAtgtaaagttttaaaatatttataaatttaccaAGTATTTACTACATTTATGactttaagaaaataaattttaaagaaatttacaaatatttgtaagtctttaaaatattaaatacatttatgaacattattttttataattattttaaatatttgctcAATACGAAAcgtacaaaaaacaaaatttcatATTTCCTTTTTTGCTCCGACGTAATTTTTTCCATAAAtctaaaagtatttaaaatgtataaatatttcttaaaaaaattaatacgAAGAATAGgttataatataaaagatatTCTGTTATAGATTATGTTGTATCAAAAGCTAGTTCGATTTaaggtattttaatttaaatgatgCATGTCAGTCTAAGCTATGCCGCTTTTGTTcgttaaattgattttgaacTAAGGCGTTCTATCTtgtaatacaaaataataacttcAAAAATTTTGCAAGtctaaaataagaaaataatgtAAATTATAGTTGTAGTGTCACTATAATTTacattattttcttattttagaCTTGCAAATTTTTGAAGTTATTATTTTGGTATTACAAGATAGAACGCCTTAGttcaaaaatcaatttaacGAACAAAAGCGGCATAGCTTAGACTGACATGcatcatttaaattaaaataccttAAATCGAACTAGCTTTTGATACCAACATAATCTATAACAGAatatcttttatattataacCTATTCTTcgtattaatttttttaagaaatatttatacatttaaatacttttagATTTATGGAAAAAATTACGTCGGAGCAAAAAGGAAATatgaaatttttgtttttgtacgTTTCGTATTgagcaaatattaaaaataattataaaaaataatgttcataaatgtatttaatattttaaagacttacaaatatttgtaaattcttaaaaatttattttcttaaagtCATAAATGTAGTAAATACTTGgtaaatttataatattttaaaactttacaTACACTTGACACTGTAAATTGGACATTAATGGACGATAAGgtataacattttctaaatttaactGAAAGCCCTTGAGGACCTGCGAACTTACTTTGGCATTCCTTAACGCCACGATCTTCTCATCCTCGAAGCGCAGCTGGTCGTACTGCTGCTTGGAGATGAGCAGACCCCGGTTGAACTCGTCCTCCATCTCGGCCTCCAGTTCCTCGGCGTACTGCTGCTTGGCCAGGGTGAGACTGATGGCGTCCTCGCTGATCACCGTCTCCTCGGAGACGTCGGTGACATCGTCCAGATACTTGGACTGTGGCTCGCCCTCGTGGTACTCATCGTCCTCTATCGAAGGCTCTCGCACAATCTCCCCACTGGATCGATGGGCATCCTCGATGAGTTCGGTAAGT
Coding sequences within it:
- the LOC119562428 gene encoding uncharacterized protein LOC119562428: MKERSLRISQPFSSDPQDIQNIVRARQKFRETELRIRNQLEDKLKDVKLAVTTQQLTELIEDAHRSSGEIVREPSIEDDEYHEGEPQSKYLDDVTDVSEETVISEDAISLTLAKQQYAEELEAEMEDEFNRGLLISKQQYDQLRFEDEKIVALRNAKVSSQVLKGFQLNLENVIPYRPLMSNLQCQVYVKF